The DNA segment GATGTCATTTTTGAATAGTGCTcaatattcttcttcttttttgatATCCAGCTGTTCATCAATTAGGCTGctgaaacaatttgaaattgaatgatTCATCATTAAATTCATGTTGAATAGTTTTTGATCATCACCTTTTTGTAGACGATTCATCAAACGTAGAACATTCTATTTTCACTTGTGTGTGGCTAGTTGAAATGTCCAAGTCGGAAGTTGAACTTTTCATCCAATTGTCTGCAATATTCAACTCTGTCTTCACATTGTCTATTATTGGAAGATGCATATTGAGATTATTTTCCATCATAGATTCAGGTGGTTTAATTTCTTGACTTGAATCAAGGACTTGATTTTCTGttttaatttttgttaaatGTCGAGTTGGCAAACTGCCATCCTTTAATATTCTTGTTCCGTAAATTAGGCCATAACGAAAACAGTCTTCCTCAAAGTGTATAGAACATAATGTTGTGTGTTTTCCAATGGAGATATTGCTCTTTCCCAAAATATCCAACCATTTCTGCCTCAATTCCTGCTTCAATGGGAATCTGTTACATTTGCTAatattaatatatattataaatatgCGATGATCATGGTACTAGTAACCTCACTTACCTGTGAAAAGATCTTCGAGGAAATTTACCATTCCTCCATTTACACGAAAAACACGTATTTACCATATTTTGATTGCAGTAATAATTTTAATCGCTCTTTATCAAAAATATATCTATTCTGATCATAGATTCTGATCCAGTGTAAAAACCATAAAGTAGAGAAAGGAAAATGTCTCTGTGAAAAAATAAATCCAAAGACATAGAGAAGGGGTTCTTCTGTCTCTGTCCAAAGATTAACCTCTTTCTAGTCATAGAGAAAGGGCAGTCTCTGTCTCTGGCAGTGGCGTAACATAAAGAATTGATAAACTTAGAAAGAAGATGAGTTAAAATAACTTAAACTTTAGTGCGAAATCGGTGACTGTCTCATGAATAAGTCTCAGAAAGTGCTGCAGATACTTGCACAACTAAGAAGAGTTGGTGAAGAATAATAATAacgaaattattcgaatttattACACAGCCTAATTAATATTATTTGAGCTACGCCAATGCGCACCTAATGTCAAATCCATAGACAATCGTCAAATTGTGCaatattttgcaatttttcTGCGTTTTGgagtaaaaataataaaaaatggatgTGGGAAAAAGTTTTACTAATAATAAAGAATTGGTACATATTACTCGTGATGAGTAAGTATATATAATCATATTTATGACGCTCCTATTAACCTTCAGTAAACACTTAAAGGTCGTTTTGAGTTACATCAATTTATTCATATTCTTAGTAATTACATCACTCCGGCTAGCATTCCCTCTAAAATCCGGATAAAAGATTATAGGGATATAATCTTTGATACTGATTTTCCGTATAATCTTTGATCAGAATGACAGTAATTGGTAATCTGGGCTTTTGGGTATATACCCAATCTCAGGTAACAAGTTCAGAAAATTTACATCAAACTAATTTCAATTCATATCTTCCCCATTGAGATAGAGTCATATTTTCAGttaaatatttctaatttttgGAATTGCAAAACAGGAATCGAGGAAAAGTAGACATGTCGCCTTAACGACCATTTTGAAACTCCAACCTTTCATTAGTTAATATATCATATCATGATTACTCACATGAAGTCTGATTTCTTTCAGAGTCAAGTTAGAAGACAAAATAGGAAAGGTCGACATTTTAGAACAATTTATAGACGAAGTGGTTCATGATAGAGAGGAATATATAATTCAAAATGAACAAAGATGTAAAAATGCCTTAGTTGAAGACGTCGATGCAAGTCAGTCACCTGCCTCTTTTACCAAAGAAATTAATCAAGTGTTAGATGCAAAGAGTATAATTGAggaacacaagtgtcatctatgtgacTATGTTACGAGTAAAAAAGTGTACCTTCAGAGGCATGTCAAGCGTATTCATTTGGATGCTAAGAAACATAAATGTCACATTTGTGGATATGCTGCCACTTTGAAACAAAAACTTGATAGACACATAAAATCGGTTCAtttaaaaattaagaaattcaagTGTCATATGTGTGAATTCGCTACGAGTTTTAAAGTCACCCTGGACCATCACATAAAATCTATTCATTTGAAGATTAAAGACCAAGTGTGTCATCTCTGTGAATATGCTACGAGTAACAAGAAAAACCTCAGTCTGCACATAAAAACTATACATTTGAACATCAAGGAACACAAGTGCCATCTATGCGACTTTATGACGGGTAGAAAAAACACCCTCAAAAAGCACATCGATtatgttcatttgaatattaagaatttcaaatgtcacttatgtgaacaTGCTACCGGTCAGAAGAAAGAACTCGAATCACACATAAAAACTGTTCATTTGCAAATTAGAGAATACGTTTGTCACTTATGTCAGTATGCTGCGAGTGAAAAACAATACCTCGACTTACAcataaaatctgttcatttgaaaattaaggatcaCAAGTGTCATCTTTGTGATTATGCTACCAGTAACAAAAACAGGCTTGCAAGCCACGTAAAAATTGTACATTTAAAAATTAAACAATACAATTGTCAACTATGCGATTACATGACAAGTACGAAAAGCGCCCTCAGAAGACATGTTGACAGTGCTCATTTGAATATTAAGGATCACAAGTGTCATCTTTGTGGAAATGAGATGAGTGACAAAAAAAACCTCGTAGAGCACATAAAAACTGTACATTTaaaaattaaggaacacaagTGTCACATATGTGACTATGTGGCAAGTAGAAAAAGAGGCCTCAAAACTCATGTCGACTCTGTTCATTTAAATATTAAGAATCATAAATGTCAGTTATGCGAGTTTGCAGCGAATGAAAAACATAACCTCGAAGCACAcgtaaaatctgttcatttgaaaattaaagatCATAAGTGCAACCTTTGTGAATATGCTACGAGTGACAGAAGTAACCTTGACATGCACATAAAAtgcgttcatttgaaaattaaggaacacaagTGTCACCTGTGTGATTACATGACGAGTAGAAAAAACAGCCTCAAAAAGCACATCGACTGTATCCATTTGAATATTAAGAATCACCAATGTCACTTATGCGAATACGCTGCTAGTCAAAAAAAAGACCTCAAAGCGCAcataaaatctgttcatttgaatatgAACAAGTGTCAACATTGTGAGTATGTTGCACGTAAAAGAGATGTCCTTCGAAAGCATGTCGAGCATGTTCATTGTGATCTTTAGAAACACAAAATTGATCTATGTGAGTATGCGACAAGctaacaaaaattaattaagaCACAGattttaggggtggctttttaCCCCTTGCACCAAATTGTCATCTGGCTCCCATAGAAGGTCTGCTCAGTTTCAATTCTGTCAATTTTTTGGTTtctgacaaaaaaattattaatttcttcTCAGGTACCATCTTTAGAAAGCTGTTTCTAAGGAGAGGCTGctagaaaaaaatattacacATACGTAAAACCGAAACTTTTATTTATTTGTAAATAAACAAAGTCCTTCCAGTTTGATGTATTTATTTAGAtttaaatatctttatttatttaGGTAATCCAGCTAAAAATCAACATGgtcgatttttacaatttatttttcaattattaaaattacatttttttatttatttattccttgACTTCGTGTGTCAAACTGTTGAAAGTTAATAAACTAGGGGGAAGTAGGACTTGTACTTTCAAGCTctgttctgttttttttttaataaaaataattcttgtTGCGTGTATTATATTTCCGTTGTGTTATGAACCCTTTAGAGCAAATTTTCACCCTTAAACATCTTTATGAatataattcatatttcattgataaattcgTGGTGAATTAATTGATTCAACTTCAGTCATTTCAAACAAAGATGAATTTGTCGATTTTGGTGATCAATCTTATGAAAACAATCCAAAACTAGTTCAGGGTATccaaaattgcttgattttggctgtttctggtacttctagattAGATAGGGAAAGTAggccaataaaattgatgaatagaagaatgtactcagaaaaatttttgtttcattttgacAGCCCCAGAACCCCACCTTTaacgatcaaaatgaaccgatattccGTTTACGATGGATCATGAAAAGGAAATTATGttagaatattttattcatccccctatttattttatcttGCAATTTCTCTGACCGGTAAGTTAGAACTACTTAAGACCCAAACTTTCATTTATTTGTAAATAAACAAAGTCTTTCCAGTTTGATGTATTTATTTAGAtttaaatatctttatttatttaGGTAATCCAGCTAAAAATCAACATGGTCGattttcacaaattatttttcaattattaaaattacatttgtttatttatttattccttgAGTTCGTGTGGCAAACTGTTGAAAGTTAATAAACAAGGAGGAAGTAGGTCTACGACTTTAAAGCTctgttctgtttttttttcaataaaaataatgcTTGTTGCTTGTAATTTATTTCCGTTGTGTTGTGAACCCTTTAGGGCAAATTTTCACCCTTAAACATCTTTATGAatataattcatatttcattgatgaattcgtggtgaattgattgattcaaCTCCAGTAATTTCAAACAAAGATGAATTTGTCGATTTTGGTGATCAATcttataaaaacaattttttcaaaacgaGTTAAGgctatcccaaattgcttgattttggctgttacTGGTACTTCAAGATTAGATAGGGAAAGTGggccaataaaattgatgaatagaagaatgtactcagaaaaatctGTTTCATtttgacagccctagaaccccacctccaacgatcaaaatgaaccgatattccGTTTACGATGGATCATGAAAAGgaaattatgttaggatattttattcatctccctatttattttatcttCCAATTTCTCTGACCGGAAATTTTGAACTAATACTTCTACCGGAATGGAAATCTTTTgaatattctgaatagaaaaaattttttgtaatctaaAATCCTTGTTAATAAGTCAGTTCATCCCTCCATGCACATGAGGCtgctagaaaaaaaaaagttacataTATGTAAGACCCAAACTTTTATTTATTTGTAAATAAACAAAGTCCTTCCACTTTGATGTATTTATTTAGAtttaaatatctttatttatttaGGTAATCCAGCTAAAAA comes from the Coccinella septempunctata chromosome 2, icCocSept1.1, whole genome shotgun sequence genome and includes:
- the LOC123308789 gene encoding THAP domain-containing protein 2-like isoform X1, whose amino-acid sequence is MVNTCFSCKWRNGKFPRRSFHSKCNRFPLKQELRQKWLDILGKSNISIGKHTTLCSIHFEEDCFRYGLIYGTRILKDGSLPTRHLTKIKTENQVLDSSQEIKPPESMMENNLNMHLPIIDNVKTELNIADNWMKSSTSDLDISTSHTQVKIECSTFDESSTKSSLIDEQLDIKKEEEY
- the LOC123308789 gene encoding THAP domain-containing protein 2-like isoform X3: MVNTCFSCKWRNGKFPRRSFHRFPLKQELRQKWLDILGKSNISIGKHTTLCSIHFEEDCFRYGLIYGTRILKDGSLPTRHLTKIKTENQVLDSSQEIKPPESMMENNLNMHLPIIDNVKTELNIADNWMKSSTSDLDISTSHTQVKIECSTFDESSTKSSLIDEQLDIKKEEEY
- the LOC123308789 gene encoding THAP domain-containing protein 2-like isoform X2 — its product is MVNTCFSCKWRNGKFPRRSFHSKCNRFPLKQELRQKWLDILGKSNISIGKHTTLCSIHFEEDCFRYGLIYGTRILKDGSLPTRHLTKIKTENQVLDSSQEIKPPESMMENNLNMHLPIIDNVKTELNIADNWMKSSTSDLDISTSHTQVKIECSTFDESSTKSLIDEQLDIKKEEEY
- the LOC123308765 gene encoding zinc finger protein 808-like — protein: MDVGKSFTNNKELVHITRDEVKLEDKIGKVDILEQFIDEVVHDREEYIIQNEQRCKNALVEDVDASQSPASFTKEINQVLDAKSIIEEHKCHLCDYVTSKKVYLQRHVKRIHLDAKKHKCHICGYAATLKQKLDRHIKSVHLKIKKFKCHMCEFATSFKVTLDHHIKSIHLKIKDQVCHLCEYATSNKKNLSLHIKTIHLNIKEHKCHLCDFMTGRKNTLKKHIDYVHLNIKNFKCHLCEHATGQKKELESHIKTVHLQIREYVCHLCQYAASEKQYLDLHIKSVHLKIKDHKCHLCDYATSNKNRLASHVKIVHLKIKQYNCQLCDYMTSTKSALRRHVDSAHLNIKDHKCHLCGNEMSDKKNLVEHIKTVHLKIKEHKCHICDYVASRKRGLKTHVDSVHLNIKNHKCQLCEFAANEKHNLEAHVKSVHLKIKDHKCNLCEYATSDRSNLDMHIKCVHLKIKEHKCHLCDYMTSRKNSLKKHIDCIHLNIKNHQCHLCEYAASQKKDLKAHIKSVHLNMNKCQHCEYVARKRDVLRKHVEHVHCDL